From Candidatus Vondammii sp. HM_W22, one genomic window encodes:
- a CDS encoding ABC transporter ATP-binding protein codes for MSEYNRTHAVSPVTSTGSDLAFFSCWDVHSYYGESYIVQGVSFDIREGEVVALLGRNGAGKASTLRSIARVDSPQVTHGEIWWTISHCTKCASHEAAQIGVGLVPEDRRIIAGMTVEENLILAQIAPPIGWTIERIYEHFPRLAERRNQEAITLSGGEQQMLAVARTLARDLKLLLLDEPYEGLAPVIVHEIERIVDNIKKLGITTIIVEQNAVAALRLADRAIILDMGQVVFDGLAQEVLDNADLRQQYLAI; via the coding sequence ATGAGTGAATACAACAGAACACACGCCGTATCCCCTGTCACCAGCACCGGCTCTGATCTGGCGTTTTTCTCCTGCTGGGATGTCCACTCCTACTATGGTGAAAGCTATATCGTCCAGGGTGTCAGTTTTGATATACGCGAGGGTGAAGTGGTTGCCCTGCTGGGCCGTAACGGCGCAGGCAAGGCATCCACACTGCGCTCTATTGCGCGGGTAGACTCACCACAGGTAACCCACGGTGAGATTTGGTGGACCATCAGCCACTGCACAAAATGTGCCTCACATGAAGCAGCCCAGATCGGTGTCGGCCTAGTACCGGAGGATCGCCGTATCATTGCCGGAATGACAGTGGAAGAGAATCTGATCCTGGCGCAAATAGCGCCACCCATCGGCTGGACCATCGAACGTATCTACGAGCACTTTCCCCGCTTGGCTGAGCGCCGCAACCAGGAGGCGATCACGCTTTCCGGTGGCGAACAGCAGATGCTGGCGGTCGCCCGCACCCTTGCCCGTGATCTCAAACTATTGCTGCTGGACGAACCTTATGAAGGGTTAGCGCCGGTCATCGTCCATGAGATAGAACGCATCGTTGATAACATCAAAAAACTGGGTATTACAACCATCATTGTCGAGCAGAATGCGGTAGCAGCGCTACGCCTTGCGGACCGGGCCATTATCCTCGATATGGGGCAGGTGGTATTTGATGGACTGGCTCAGGAGGTATTGGATAACGCCGACCTCCGACAGCAGTATCTGGCAATCTAA
- a CDS encoding formylglycine-generating enzyme family protein: protein MPVAGRRFIARSRVAQRCREITTSDTKPATAFFSKPTALPISLSTSIVRENRQRKKTSPAEKTTGESQLKTMVKEELERRISDAGTKGGAVFRSQQLSLEIAEENWALIHGGEYLMGSPAGEKERFDFERQHPVQINTFEMLKKPVTFAMYDAYCEIRDLTKPNDEGWGRETRPVINVDYWSAIQYCIWLKKQTGWQVRLPTEAEWEYACRAGTTTPFWNGETITTEQTNFDGSYASFYRGGEKGVRRVTTTPAGQFPANPWGLCDMHGNVWEWCSSEYDDNYSGMELLSACHHPENPNPRVVRGGSWHNVPSVLRSASRNKLSPKLHYLKVGFRLVREIK, encoded by the coding sequence TTGCCCGTTGCTGGTCGCCGCTTTATTGCAAGGAGTCGGGTAGCGCAACGCTGCCGGGAAATTACCACTTCCGATACAAAGCCTGCAACGGCATTTTTCTCGAAGCCTACCGCTTTACCGATCAGCCTGTCTACATCCATTGTGCGGGAAAATAGACAGCGGAAAAAAACATCACCTGCAGAAAAAACCACGGGCGAAAGCCAGCTGAAAACCATGGTCAAAGAGGAGCTGGAGCGCCGTATTTCCGACGCCGGAACCAAGGGTGGAGCCGTATTCCGCAGCCAACAACTCTCCCTGGAAATTGCTGAGGAGAATTGGGCCTTGATTCATGGAGGGGAGTATCTCATGGGCTCCCCGGCAGGAGAGAAGGAGCGATTCGACTTCGAGCGCCAACACCCGGTGCAGATCAATACTTTCGAGATGTTAAAAAAACCTGTTACCTTCGCCATGTACGATGCTTATTGCGAGATTCGTGATTTAACCAAGCCCAATGATGAAGGTTGGGGGCGCGAAACCAGACCGGTCATCAATGTGGATTACTGGAGCGCCATACAGTATTGCATCTGGCTGAAAAAACAGACCGGCTGGCAGGTCCGCCTGCCGACGGAGGCGGAGTGGGAATATGCCTGCCGTGCCGGCACCACCACACCTTTCTGGAATGGTGAAACAATCACCACTGAGCAGACAAATTTCGACGGTAGCTATGCCTCCTTTTATCGCGGCGGAGAGAAAGGTGTAAGGCGTGTCACGACCACCCCGGCGGGCCAGTTCCCCGCCAACCCATGGGGGCTGTGTGACATGCATGGCAATGTATGGGAGTGGTGTTCTTCTGAGTACGACGACAACTACAGCGGGATGGAATTACTCAGCGCCTGCCATCATCCTGAGAATCCAAATCCCAGAGTTGTCCGTGGAGGCTCCTGGCATAATGTGCCAAGTGTGCTGCGCTCTGCCTCCCGGAATAAACTCTCTCCAAAACTCCACTACCTGAAAGTTGGCTTCCGGCTGGTTCGTGAGATTAAATAA
- a CDS encoding transposase, with product MPWAMRSGLEPIKKVAGTIKDHLWEILNAVVLEVSNGSAEGLNSRIKMIKVRSRGFRNKERFANAIYLHLGGLNLYPDGVVG from the coding sequence TTGCCATGGGCAATGCGCAGTGGCCTGGAGCCAATCAAGAAAGTGGCGGGAACAATCAAGGATCATCTGTGGGAAATATTGAACGCTGTTGTTTTGGAAGTAAGTAATGGTTCGGCAGAAGGCCTCAATAGCCGAATCAAGATGATCAAGGTGCGTAGCAGAGGTTTCCGCAACAAGGAGCGATTTGCCAATGCAATCTACCTCCACCTTGGAGGGCTGAATCTTTATCCTGATGGAGTGGTTGGGTGA
- a CDS encoding transposase: MDMWPAFINATLKSLPRAEEKIAFDKLHVAKYLGEAVDKVHAAKSTKR; this comes from the coding sequence ATGGATATGTGGCCAGCCTTTATCAATGCCACACTGAAAAGCCTGCCTAGGGCTGAAGAGAAGATTGCCTTTGATAAACTCCATGTCGCCAAGTATCTCGGTGAAGCAGTAGACAAGGTACACGCTGCCAAGAGCACAAAGCGCTGA
- a CDS encoding transposase family protein, whose product MKCEEHGMVTVPVSWAEPGSGFTAMFEALVIDWLKEVSISVVSRLMGLS is encoded by the coding sequence GTGAAGTGTGAAGAACATGGGATGGTCACCGTGCCAGTTTCCTGGGCGGAACCGGGCTCTGGATTTACTGCAATGTTTGAGGCACTGGTGATCGACTGGTTGAAAGAGGTATCGATCTCGGTAGTCTCCCGATTGATGGGGCTGAGTTAG
- a CDS encoding integrase core domain-containing protein: MESWRHDYNTFRPHTSLGNFTPDEFREKHSKAGIL; encoded by the coding sequence ATTGAAAGCTGGCGCCATGATTACAATACATTTCGACCTCATACATCACTGGGAAACTTCACGCCGGATGAATTCCGGGAGAAGCACTCTAAGGCCGGAATTTTATAA
- the glgA gene encoding glycogen synthase GlgA — protein MAKKLKVLFATSETHPLIKTGGLADVSGALPAALNGLDLDVRILIPGYTRVLEQMELENALKVDLLYTPGGAVRLLEGKMPGQGFPVYVVDHAGLYHRDGGPYQGAAGHEWADNALRFGTLSYVANLLSEQASPLDWQPDILHCNDWQTGLAPAYLHYSATPRARTVITIHNLAYQGVFDIKLVDSLWLPPEAVREIEGVEFHDQLSFLKAGLRFADSITTVSPTYAREIQDPFFGCGLEGLLQHRFDRLEGILNGIDTADWDPRADAHLVKNYTARTLSNGVENKRALQQELGLAQHPDVMLLGVISRLADQKGLDLFADIVPELLNDGVQICLLGSGDPVLEGRFSEFAHKHLGQFATYIGYNERLAHRMEAGIDAFIMPSRYEPCGLNQMYSMAYGTPPIVRHTGGLADSVVDAGSLENMQSDATGFVFEHADAGALLHAIRRAQAFYADLDKWHKIQRNGMACDFSWNASAAHYVELYEELLRS, from the coding sequence GTGGCTAAAAAGCTCAAAGTACTCTTTGCGACTTCCGAGACTCACCCCCTGATCAAGACCGGTGGCTTGGCTGATGTGAGCGGAGCCTTGCCTGCCGCACTGAACGGGCTGGACCTGGATGTCCGTATCCTGATTCCCGGCTACACCCGGGTGCTGGAGCAGATGGAGCTAGAAAATGCACTGAAGGTCGACCTGCTCTATACCCCAGGCGGTGCTGTACGACTGCTTGAGGGGAAGATGCCCGGCCAGGGTTTTCCTGTCTATGTCGTCGATCACGCCGGTTTGTACCATAGAGATGGCGGTCCTTATCAGGGTGCCGCAGGTCATGAATGGGCGGATAATGCCCTGCGTTTTGGCACCCTCTCCTATGTGGCAAATCTGCTGTCAGAACAGGCCAGCCCGCTGGATTGGCAACCGGATATTCTGCACTGCAATGACTGGCAGACCGGGCTGGCGCCTGCCTACCTGCACTACTCGGCAACGCCGCGAGCTCGCACGGTCATTACCATTCACAACCTGGCCTACCAGGGCGTCTTCGACATCAAGCTGGTGGATTCTCTCTGGTTGCCACCGGAGGCGGTCCGGGAGATCGAAGGGGTGGAATTTCATGATCAACTCTCTTTTCTGAAGGCCGGATTGCGATTTGCCGACAGTATCACCACGGTGAGTCCAACCTATGCTCGGGAGATTCAGGACCCGTTCTTCGGTTGCGGCCTCGAAGGGCTGCTACAGCACCGATTCGACCGGCTTGAAGGTATATTAAATGGTATAGATACCGCTGACTGGGACCCCCGTGCCGACGCCCATCTGGTTAAAAACTACACCGCCAGAACACTCAGTAACGGGGTTGAAAACAAGCGTGCGCTGCAGCAGGAGTTAGGGCTGGCGCAACACCCGGATGTGATGCTGCTGGGGGTGATCAGCCGCCTAGCAGACCAGAAAGGGCTGGATCTGTTTGCCGATATCGTGCCTGAACTGCTCAATGACGGTGTGCAGATATGTCTTCTTGGCTCGGGTGATCCGGTACTCGAAGGGCGCTTCAGTGAGTTTGCACACAAACATCTTGGCCAGTTCGCCACCTATATTGGCTATAACGAAAGATTGGCTCACCGCATGGAAGCCGGTATAGATGCCTTTATCATGCCCTCACGCTACGAGCCATGCGGTCTGAATCAGATGTACAGTATGGCCTATGGCACGCCGCCAATCGTACGCCATACTGGTGGGCTGGCCGATTCAGTTGTGGATGCGGGGAGTCTGGAGAATATGCAGTCTGACGCAACAGGTTTTGTCTTTGAGCATGCTGATGCCGGCGCCTTGTTGCATGCTATCCGGCGGGCACAAGCGTTTTATGCCGATCTGGACAAATGGCACAAAATCCAGCGCAATGGTATGGCTTGCGATTTCAGTTGGAACGCCAGCGCGGCCCATTATGTGGAGCTTTATGAGGAGCTGCTTCGATCCTGA
- the glgB gene encoding 1,4-alpha-glucan branching protein GlgB, translated as MINTNALSPDLIRIAEARHHDPFQVLGRHLHGEQEKVTLFLPGATKAVIVETGDELKRIEESDFFVWQGASDVMPERYQITATYPGGAQHTTYDPYCFPPQLGDLDLYLFGEGNHHHVYRFMGAHPDTVEGIEGVLFAVWAPNAERVSVIGDFNQWDGRRHPMRTRGGGGVWELFIPGFASGDIYKYEIRNRGHGTILQKSDPYAQQSEMRPKTASQVPVSTAYAWGDDPWLKQRSEADWLKAPLSVYEVHLSSWRRNEEREGGFLSYRELAEQLVDYVKQQGFTHIELLPVMEHPLDISWGYQTTGYFAPSRRFGLADEFRYFVDHCHQQGIGVILDWAPGHFPRDAFALAEFDGVPLYEHEDPRLGVHPDWGTLIFNYGRNEVRNFLIGSAVYWLDEFHIDGLRVDAVASMLYLDYSREPHDWIPNIHGGNENLEAIAFLQQLNKITHGEYPGTLIIAEESTTWPGVTRPVEVGGLGFSMKWNMGWMHDTLEYISNEPIHRQHHHGILTFGMLYNYTENFVLPFSHDEVVHGKGSMVRKMPGDEWQRFANLRLLYAYMWAYPGKKLLFMGSEFAQGTEWNCEKELDWYVLEYANHKGMLQLIADLNRLYKELPALHELDFYNEGFEWIDCNDAQQSVISFLRKSGDQQLVVVANFTPVPRYDYRIGVPEASAYREVLNSDSARYDGSNAGNVDLVPVDNEACMGRPCSVALTLPPLSLLILMPEKG; from the coding sequence ATGATAAATACCAATGCGTTGTCTCCTGACCTGATTCGGATTGCCGAAGCCCGGCATCACGACCCTTTTCAAGTTCTTGGCAGACACCTTCATGGTGAACAGGAGAAGGTGACACTATTTCTCCCGGGTGCCACCAAGGCGGTGATTGTTGAAACAGGAGACGAGCTGAAGCGTATCGAAGAGAGCGACTTTTTTGTCTGGCAGGGTGCTTCAGATGTGATGCCAGAGCGCTATCAGATAACCGCCACCTATCCCGGTGGTGCTCAGCACACAACGTATGATCCCTACTGTTTTCCGCCCCAGTTGGGAGATCTAGATCTGTATCTGTTTGGCGAGGGAAACCATCACCATGTCTATCGCTTTATGGGGGCGCATCCCGATACGGTTGAGGGGATAGAGGGTGTTCTGTTCGCTGTCTGGGCTCCCAATGCGGAGCGTGTCAGCGTCATTGGTGATTTCAACCAGTGGGATGGTCGGCGGCACCCGATGCGGACTCGTGGCGGCGGCGGTGTCTGGGAGCTGTTTATCCCCGGCTTCGCCAGCGGTGACATCTACAAATATGAGATACGCAATCGGGGGCATGGCACGATTCTGCAGAAGAGTGACCCCTATGCCCAACAGAGTGAGATGCGGCCAAAAACAGCCTCCCAGGTGCCTGTTTCCACCGCCTATGCCTGGGGTGATGACCCCTGGCTGAAGCAGCGAAGCGAAGCCGACTGGCTGAAAGCGCCGCTCTCTGTGTATGAGGTCCATCTCAGCTCATGGCGGCGCAACGAAGAGCGAGAGGGTGGCTTCCTGAGTTACCGGGAGTTGGCAGAACAGCTGGTCGACTACGTGAAGCAGCAGGGTTTTACCCATATCGAGTTATTGCCCGTGATGGAGCATCCTCTGGATATCTCCTGGGGCTATCAGACCACCGGCTATTTTGCCCCATCCCGGCGCTTTGGCCTGGCGGATGAGTTCCGCTATTTTGTTGATCACTGCCACCAGCAGGGCATTGGGGTGATTCTGGATTGGGCACCGGGGCACTTTCCCCGTGACGCATTTGCCCTGGCGGAGTTTGACGGTGTCCCTCTCTACGAGCATGAAGACCCAAGACTCGGCGTTCACCCGGATTGGGGAACGCTGATTTTCAATTATGGCCGGAACGAGGTGAGAAACTTCCTCATCGGCAGCGCTGTTTACTGGCTGGATGAGTTTCATATCGACGGCCTGCGGGTTGATGCCGTCGCCTCCATGCTTTATCTGGATTATTCCCGGGAACCCCACGACTGGATTCCCAATATCCATGGGGGTAATGAAAATCTGGAAGCGATTGCTTTCCTGCAACAGCTCAACAAGATTACCCATGGTGAGTATCCCGGTACTTTAATTATCGCCGAAGAGTCCACCACCTGGCCCGGTGTCACCCGTCCGGTTGAGGTTGGCGGGCTGGGATTCAGCATGAAATGGAACATGGGGTGGATGCACGACACCCTGGAATATATCAGCAATGAGCCGATCCATCGCCAGCACCACCATGGCATCCTCACCTTCGGCATGCTCTACAACTACACCGAGAACTTTGTGCTCCCCTTCTCCCATGATGAGGTGGTTCATGGAAAGGGTTCCATGGTGCGGAAAATGCCGGGCGATGAGTGGCAGCGCTTCGCAAACCTGCGTCTGCTTTACGCCTATATGTGGGCCTACCCGGGTAAAAAATTGCTCTTTATGGGGTCTGAATTTGCCCAGGGAACCGAGTGGAACTGTGAAAAAGAGCTGGACTGGTATGTGCTGGAGTATGCGAATCACAAGGGGATGCTGCAACTCATAGCTGATCTGAACCGGCTCTACAAAGAGCTGCCGGCGCTCCATGAGCTGGACTTTTACAACGAAGGGTTTGAGTGGATTGATTGCAATGATGCGCAACAGTCGGTGATCAGCTTTCTGCGTAAAAGCGGCGATCAGCAGTTGGTTGTTGTGGCCAACTTTACCCCGGTGCCGAGATATGATTACCGGATTGGTGTACCCGAGGCCAGCGCTTACAGAGAGGTGCTGAACAGTGACTCGGCGCGCTACGATGGCAGCAATGCCGGTAATGTGGATCTCGTGCCGGTGGATAACGAGGCGTGTATGGGGCGCCCGTGTTCTGTGGCCCTTACCTTGCCGCCACTCTCGTTGCTGATCCTGATGCCGGAGAAGGGGTAG